In one Desulfatiglans anilini DSM 4660 genomic region, the following are encoded:
- a CDS encoding protein-L-isoaspartate(D-aspartate) O-methyltransferase: MQRTRPARLFWSMLLLAVFPVTAAAAEAPVETERLRNEMVETQIIRRGITEPRVIEAMRKVPRHLFVPESRRSAAYADRPLPIGLGQTISQPFIVAFMAAALELKPDDKVLEIGTGSGYAAAVLAEIAGSVYTIEILEPLAEQARSLLAELGYDRVHVKTGDGYLGWPEEAPFDAMVVSCAPEMIPEALQEQLAEGGRIIIPVGAAGGVQKLVKGIKHQGRLSIIETMDVRFVPMIHAPAAPSAAPSMGE, from the coding sequence ATGCAAAGAACCCGCCCAGCCCGCCTCTTCTGGTCCATGCTTTTGCTCGCCGTCTTTCCTGTGACGGCGGCGGCGGCGGAAGCCCCGGTCGAGACCGAGCGCCTGCGCAACGAGATGGTCGAAACACAGATCATCCGCCGCGGCATCACCGAACCCCGCGTCATCGAGGCGATGAGGAAGGTCCCGCGCCACCTCTTCGTACCTGAATCCCGGCGCAGCGCAGCATACGCCGACCGGCCCCTGCCGATAGGCCTGGGGCAGACGATTTCTCAACCTTTCATCGTCGCTTTTATGGCGGCTGCGCTCGAACTGAAACCGGACGACAAGGTGCTGGAGATCGGCACCGGGTCCGGTTATGCCGCCGCCGTCCTCGCAGAGATCGCCGGCAGCGTCTACACCATCGAAATCCTGGAGCCCCTCGCCGAACAGGCCCGCTCGCTTCTCGCCGAGCTGGGGTATGACCGGGTGCATGTCAAAACCGGAGACGGTTACCTCGGCTGGCCTGAGGAGGCGCCCTTCGATGCCATGGTCGTGAGCTGCGCCCCGGAAATGATCCCCGAGGCCCTTCAAGAGCAGTTGGCCGAGGGGGGGCGGATCATCATCCCGGTGGGCGCGGCCGGCGGCGTGCAGAAGCTGGTGAAAGGGATCAAACATCAGGGGCGGCTCAGCATCATAGAGACGATGGACGTCCGCTTCGTCCCCATGATCCATGCACCGGCGGCCCCATCCGCTGCACCCTCAATGGGCGAATAA
- a CDS encoding histone deacetylase family protein: protein MLKASRKIGLVFFPAFDWAISPTHPEREERLLYTQDQVMEEGLLDVDGIIEYRVRPATTADIQRVHFCVPDEEAVTTESHLISAGGCLVAADAVLRGEVESAFALVRPPGHHAMRVVHGNRGFCNINIEAIMIEYLRDRYGIRKVAIVDTDCHHGDGTQDIYWHDPDTLFISIHQDGRTLYPGSGFPHEAGGPNAQGATVNIPLPPKTGEEGFLYTLEELVMPLLERFEPELVINSAGQDNHFNDPITNMNFSARGYAQLNARLRPDLAVLEGGYAVEDALPYVNLGIIMAMAGLDTSCVKEPNYDRDYRPQPPDITMHIHRVVDEIKTLFLEGGLNKTAFTEGEIVERNRNIFYDTDMIYEKQRERIRACSHCAGALSIDSSATTGRHILGVHIPRDACDLCQATGRKWFEEAASGGSFNQVYLQDRVRRVYEKI from the coding sequence ATGCTGAAAGCTTCACGCAAGATCGGGCTGGTCTTTTTTCCGGCCTTTGACTGGGCCATCAGCCCGACGCATCCTGAAAGAGAAGAGCGCCTGCTCTATACCCAGGATCAGGTTATGGAGGAAGGGCTGCTGGATGTGGACGGCATCATCGAGTACCGGGTCAGGCCGGCCACGACGGCAGACATTCAGCGGGTGCATTTCTGCGTCCCCGACGAGGAGGCCGTGACCACCGAGAGCCACCTCATATCCGCCGGCGGGTGTCTGGTGGCGGCGGATGCCGTGCTCAGAGGAGAGGTGGAAAGCGCCTTCGCTCTGGTGAGGCCGCCCGGGCATCATGCCATGCGGGTTGTTCACGGCAACCGGGGGTTTTGCAATATCAACATCGAAGCGATCATGATCGAATATCTGCGGGACCGTTATGGAATCCGCAAGGTGGCCATCGTCGACACGGATTGCCACCACGGCGACGGCACCCAGGATATCTACTGGCACGACCCGGACACCTTGTTCATCTCGATCCATCAGGACGGGAGGACCCTTTATCCCGGTTCGGGTTTCCCCCACGAGGCCGGCGGGCCCAATGCACAGGGGGCCACCGTCAACATCCCGCTCCCCCCGAAGACCGGTGAGGAAGGTTTCCTTTATACGCTCGAGGAGCTGGTGATGCCGCTCCTGGAGCGGTTCGAGCCCGAGCTGGTGATCAATTCCGCCGGCCAGGACAATCATTTCAACGACCCCATCACCAACATGAATTTTTCGGCGCGGGGCTACGCCCAGCTGAATGCCCGTCTGAGGCCCGATCTGGCCGTGCTCGAAGGGGGATATGCCGTCGAGGATGCTCTGCCGTATGTGAATCTGGGGATCATCATGGCGATGGCGGGCCTGGACACCTCCTGCGTCAAAGAGCCGAATTACGATCGGGACTATCGGCCTCAGCCTCCGGATATCACCATGCACATCCATCGTGTGGTCGACGAGATCAAGACCCTTTTTCTCGAGGGCGGATTGAACAAGACCGCTTTCACCGAGGGGGAGATCGTCGAACGGAACCGCAACATTTTCTACGACACCGACATGATCTACGAAAAGCAGCGCGAGAGAATCCGCGCGTGCTCCCATTGCGCGGGGGCTTTGTCGATCGATTCGAGCGCCACCACCGGCCGCCACATCCTCGGCGTCCACATCCCGCGGGACGCCTGCGATCTGTGCCAGGCGACGGGGAGAAAGTGGTTCGAAGAGGCCGCTTCCGGCGGTTCGTTCAATCAAGTGTATCTGCAGGACCGTGTGCGGCGGGTTTATGAAAAAATCTGA
- a CDS encoding 3'-5' exoribonuclease YhaM family protein: protein MEADLSRVPAPHTWLKDLGENERITGLYLVREKSLGTTRKGEPFLSLILADRTGEIEAKVWDQAEPLSALFQKGDVIEVEGDASSYRTRLQLRISRLNVPQEPFDRSLFVESAPYPRPEMMTGLRDVLRSVRDRHLSSLIDRVFADKPLIDAFKEAPAAKNMHHNYLGGLLEHTLSVCRLARAVAEHYPYLNRDLLLTGAFLHDIGKVRELSYDLLIDYTDEGRLLGHVVLGMAILDKKIGELKHFPQDLALRLRHLILSHHGQFEFGSPKRPKFLEGFALHLVDDLDAKMNGLHRFMERDRQEGAWTEFNRMFERYFLKGEAGLAGKLDETGKEEEADLQGNLFAH from the coding sequence ATGGAGGCAGACCTGAGCCGGGTTCCTGCACCGCACACATGGTTGAAGGATCTGGGCGAAAACGAGCGGATCACCGGGCTGTACCTGGTGAGGGAAAAATCGCTTGGCACCACGCGCAAGGGCGAACCGTTTCTGAGCCTCATCCTGGCGGACAGGACCGGCGAGATCGAGGCCAAGGTCTGGGACCAGGCCGAGCCGTTGTCGGCCCTGTTTCAAAAGGGGGATGTCATCGAGGTGGAGGGGGATGCGTCCTCGTACCGGACGCGCCTCCAGCTCAGGATAAGCCGCCTGAACGTGCCGCAGGAACCTTTCGACCGGTCGCTTTTCGTCGAATCCGCGCCCTATCCGCGGCCCGAAATGATGACGGGTTTAAGGGATGTTCTGAGATCGGTCAGGGACCGGCACCTGTCGAGTCTCATCGACCGGGTCTTTGCCGACAAGCCGTTGATCGATGCATTCAAGGAAGCGCCCGCCGCCAAGAACATGCACCACAACTATCTCGGCGGCCTCCTGGAGCACACCCTTTCTGTCTGCCGTTTGGCGCGCGCGGTGGCGGAGCATTACCCTTATCTGAACAGGGATTTGCTGCTGACCGGTGCATTCCTGCATGACATCGGCAAGGTCCGGGAACTCAGCTACGACCTGCTGATCGATTACACCGACGAGGGGCGGCTGCTCGGGCATGTGGTTCTGGGGATGGCCATCCTGGACAAAAAGATCGGCGAGCTGAAGCACTTCCCGCAGGATCTGGCGCTGCGGCTCAGGCATTTGATTCTGAGCCACCACGGGCAGTTCGAATTCGGCTCTCCCAAACGCCCGAAATTTCTCGAAGGGTTCGCCCTGCACCTTGTCGATGATCTGGATGCCAAGATGAACGGCCTGCACCGCTTTATGGAGCGGGATCGGCAGGAGGGGGCCTGGACCGAGTTCAATCGGATGTTCGAGCGTTACTTCCTCAAGGGCGAGGCCGGCCTGGCCGGCAAGCTCGATGAAACAGGCAAAGAGGAAGAAGCCGATCTGCAGGGAAACTTATTCGCCCATTGA
- the lepA gene encoding translation elongation factor 4: MHQTRNFSIIAHIDHGKSTLADRMIQMTGLVEDRKFRDQILDNMDIERERGITIKSQAVTLPYVDAKGGSFHLNLIDTPGHVDFSYEVSRALVSCEGVLLLVDASQGVEAQTLANLYAAMEHDLVIIPVINKIDLPSADIERVKEQIEMDLGLDSDMALLCSAKEGVGIQEVMEAITRLVPPPKGDPSKPLTALVFDANYDPFRGTIVSCRIFDGELKAGDVIRLMSNGNTYKVEEVGLFQLTRVPQKKLSAGDVGYIFAGIKTVQDTRVGDTITLDTAPAPRPLPGFKVVKPVVFSSVYPMSSEDYEDLTAALEKYQLNDAALVYQKDSSAALGLGFRCGFLGLLHLEIFQERLEREFGQSVIMTVPSVRYRFVLTNGETIEVDNPLYYPEPATIEEALEPYIRTSILIPERYMGAVMDLCLERRGVNSKFNYPSQGRIEIQFDMPLAEVLYDFYDRLKTVTQGYGSFDYEFLDYRANDLVKVDILVNGEKVDALSQIVHRDRARTRALQACERLKEEIPRHLFKIPIQGAIGGTIIARSTISPFRKDVTAKCYGGDITRKRKLLEKQKKGKKRMKTIGSVSIPQSAFVAVFRSESK, translated from the coding sequence ATGCACCAGACACGCAACTTCAGCATCATTGCGCACATCGACCACGGAAAATCGACGCTTGCGGACCGGATGATTCAAATGACGGGCCTGGTCGAGGATCGCAAATTCAGAGATCAAATCCTCGACAACATGGATATCGAAAGGGAGAGGGGAATCACCATCAAGAGCCAGGCAGTCACCCTGCCCTATGTCGACGCGAAGGGAGGGTCCTTCCACCTCAACCTGATCGACACCCCCGGACACGTGGATTTTTCGTATGAGGTCTCGCGCGCGCTGGTCTCATGCGAGGGGGTGCTGCTCCTTGTCGACGCTTCCCAGGGTGTCGAGGCACAGACCCTGGCCAATCTCTATGCCGCGATGGAGCATGATCTGGTGATCATTCCCGTCATCAACAAGATAGACCTTCCCTCGGCCGACATAGAACGCGTCAAGGAACAGATCGAAATGGACCTCGGCCTCGATTCGGATATGGCCCTTCTCTGCTCCGCCAAGGAAGGGGTCGGCATCCAGGAGGTCATGGAAGCCATCACCCGGCTGGTCCCCCCCCCGAAGGGCGACCCTTCGAAGCCCCTGACCGCGCTCGTTTTCGATGCCAACTACGATCCTTTCCGGGGGACGATCGTCAGCTGCCGCATCTTCGATGGCGAGCTGAAGGCGGGCGACGTCATCCGGCTCATGTCCAACGGCAACACCTACAAGGTGGAAGAAGTCGGCCTTTTTCAACTGACCCGTGTCCCCCAGAAGAAGCTCTCTGCGGGGGATGTAGGATATATCTTCGCCGGGATCAAGACGGTCCAGGACACCCGGGTGGGGGACACCATCACGCTCGACACGGCGCCCGCCCCCAGGCCGCTGCCAGGGTTCAAGGTGGTCAAACCGGTCGTCTTTTCATCGGTCTATCCCATGAGTTCCGAGGATTACGAAGACCTGACCGCAGCGCTCGAAAAATACCAGCTCAACGACGCCGCCCTCGTGTATCAGAAGGATTCCTCCGCCGCCCTGGGCCTCGGGTTCCGCTGCGGATTCCTTGGGCTCCTGCACCTCGAGATCTTTCAGGAACGGCTCGAGCGCGAATTCGGCCAATCCGTCATCATGACCGTGCCGAGCGTCCGTTATCGATTCGTCCTCACGAACGGAGAGACCATCGAGGTGGACAATCCGCTCTATTACCCGGAACCGGCCACCATCGAGGAGGCCCTCGAACCTTACATCCGCACGAGCATCCTGATCCCCGAACGCTACATGGGGGCCGTCATGGATTTGTGCCTGGAGCGGCGCGGGGTCAACAGCAAGTTCAATTACCCGAGTCAGGGGCGGATCGAAATCCAGTTCGACATGCCCCTGGCCGAGGTCCTTTACGACTTCTACGACCGGCTGAAAACCGTCACGCAGGGATATGGCTCCTTCGATTACGAATTCCTGGATTATCGGGCCAACGACCTCGTCAAGGTCGATATTCTCGTCAACGGCGAAAAGGTGGATGCGCTTTCCCAGATCGTTCACCGGGACCGGGCCAGGACCCGGGCGCTGCAGGCCTGTGAACGTCTGAAGGAAGAGATCCCGCGCCACCTTTTTAAAATCCCGATCCAGGGGGCCATCGGAGGCACCATCATCGCCCGGTCGACCATCTCTCCGTTCCGCAAGGACGTAACCGCCAAATGCTACGGCGGCGACATCACCCGCAAACGGAAACTCCTCGAAAAGCAGAAGAAGGGCAAAAAGCGGATGAAGACCATCGGATCCGTGTCCATCCCCCAGAGCGCCTTCGTGGCCGTTTTCCGCTCGGAGAGCAAATAG
- the infA gene encoding translation initiation factor IF-1, giving the protein MSKDELIKLEGQVTRILGGGAMEIQCENQLTIRGVLSGRMKKNRIRVMAGDRVQISISPYDTTHGLVTYRF; this is encoded by the coding sequence TTGAGCAAAGATGAACTCATCAAGCTGGAGGGTCAGGTGACCAGAATCCTGGGCGGAGGGGCTATGGAAATCCAATGCGAAAACCAGTTGACCATCCGCGGTGTTCTTTCAGGGCGCATGAAGAAAAACCGCATCAGGGTCATGGCGGGCGATCGCGTCCAGATCAGCATCTCCCCTTATGACACGACCCACGGGCTGGTCACATATCGCTTCTAG
- the hemW gene encoding radical SAM family heme chaperone HemW, with amino-acid sequence MEKPGLYVHVPFCREKCPYCGFFSVAHLSPLARWMAALPREAGFFRGAFDAFDSLYMGGGTPSILGIEEIGALSAELRRRFTITGDAEITLEANPQDLTPEKARGLRALGFNRLILGVQSLDDDVLRFLGRTHNASEARAALDHAREAGFPVVGVDLMYALGVPELDRRWERTLRSVLEYEPEHLSCYTLTIEPRTEFEARTRKGTISRIPESGARRLFLETTAFLQSHGYHHYEVSNFARGPVFEARHNRKYWRRTPYLGLGPAAHSSLGNKRWWNPPSIRRYCTAIEGGRSPAEGGETLTEEQIALEKAALGLRMREGFRLDPDMSRRIPADRLLRLEDEGLIEVRGARVRPTLEGMLVADHLPLELFP; translated from the coding sequence TTGGAAAAACCCGGGCTTTACGTCCACGTCCCCTTCTGCCGCGAAAAGTGCCCCTATTGCGGGTTCTTTTCGGTGGCGCATCTTTCCCCTCTGGCGCGATGGATGGCGGCCCTGCCCCGGGAGGCCGGCTTCTTCCGCGGAGCATTCGATGCCTTCGACAGTCTCTACATGGGCGGCGGGACCCCGTCGATCCTCGGGATAGAGGAGATCGGGGCCCTTTCAGCCGAGCTCCGCCGGCGTTTCACCATCACCGGAGACGCCGAGATCACGCTGGAAGCCAACCCGCAGGACCTGACGCCCGAAAAGGCGCGCGGTCTGCGCGCCCTCGGCTTCAACCGCCTCATCCTGGGGGTTCAGTCGCTCGATGACGACGTGCTCCGCTTCCTCGGAAGAACGCACAACGCCTCCGAGGCCCGCGCGGCCCTGGACCATGCGCGCGAGGCCGGGTTCCCCGTGGTCGGCGTCGACCTCATGTACGCCCTGGGGGTCCCGGAACTCGACCGGAGATGGGAAAGGACGCTGCGCAGCGTCCTCGAATACGAACCCGAGCACCTTTCCTGTTACACCCTCACCATAGAGCCCCGCACCGAGTTCGAGGCACGCACCCGAAAGGGCACGATCTCCCGGATTCCTGAATCCGGGGCGCGCCGTCTCTTCCTCGAAACGACCGCCTTTCTCCAATCACACGGCTACCACCATTACGAGGTCTCCAATTTCGCCCGGGGGCCGGTGTTCGAGGCCCGCCACAACCGGAAATACTGGCGCCGCACGCCGTATCTCGGACTTGGCCCGGCGGCCCACTCCTCTCTCGGCAACAAGCGGTGGTGGAACCCCCCATCGATCAGACGCTACTGTACGGCAATCGAAGGCGGGAGGAGCCCTGCGGAGGGAGGGGAAACGTTGACGGAGGAACAGATTGCGCTCGAGAAGGCGGCCCTCGGGCTGCGGATGCGCGAGGGCTTCCGCCTCGATCCGGACATGTCCCGCCGGATACCGGCGGACCGTCTCCTGCGCCTCGAGGACGAAGGGCTGATCGAAGTGCGCGGCGCCCGGGTCCGGCCGACCCTCGAAGGGATGCTCGTTGCGGACCATCTGCCGCTCGAGCTCTTCCCCTAG
- a CDS encoding YcaO-like family protein, which yields MQSHVRGMSSQRERVRYRLDRIGAGQGVGWFACVPENEWTLPDGLAYLRDHPYDSFMHRHLLGVVGRMEEDEARSLLSGSDSPGDPVRLVLAAERLVAKDRLGELPPLLGGIDRAVLRAASPLIDLEWSQLGFAQGHLYWLRCFARNMMRHEPLPDPDCAEHEIPFDLPALALWRGSVVRLDERQACCRVDEAPKGGGALKETCRALTRALEGLGVLQGWESRTEATVSPYAVERPWRTTIGVAAGRNRFELEVNQISYGRGFNIHQARISCLMEIVERFSAFAAVEDGRCPGYRCEHALLKGTYEELEAGGVPVLDPAALTLEVPYAGDPLYWVDGERVIGGRSEAVYLPAQLAFLFANLDEPDLTSGLSSTGFGAGRSPAAAKLSALLEVIERDAEKVVPFTEERCFLMDMEGAEGAEILDSLALKGIVIQFRDMTSEFGIPCYQAFIVGPGGVILKGSAAHLDGRRALLSALTEIPYPYPYWFGAVPPPPTLPVRRMRDIPCYASGDAEADLGRVEGLLEANRLAPIYVDLTREDLGIPVYRALVPGLEMMTVYDRFSPLCLRQFAHYLHRADS from the coding sequence ATGCAAAGCCATGTGAGAGGGATGTCTTCGCAGAGAGAAAGGGTCAGGTACCGGCTCGACCGGATCGGAGCCGGGCAGGGCGTCGGCTGGTTTGCTTGCGTGCCGGAGAACGAATGGACCCTGCCGGACGGGTTGGCCTATCTTCGCGATCACCCCTATGATTCTTTCATGCACAGGCATCTGCTCGGGGTTGTCGGCAGGATGGAAGAGGATGAGGCGCGCTCCCTCTTGAGCGGCAGCGATTCGCCCGGTGATCCCGTGCGCCTGGTCCTTGCCGCGGAGCGGCTGGTCGCGAAGGACCGGCTTGGAGAGCTGCCGCCCCTGCTCGGCGGAATCGACCGGGCGGTCTTGCGGGCGGCTTCGCCCCTGATCGATCTGGAGTGGTCGCAGCTGGGCTTCGCCCAGGGCCACCTTTACTGGCTGCGCTGTTTCGCCCGGAACATGATGCGGCATGAACCGCTGCCTGATCCGGATTGCGCGGAGCACGAGATTCCTTTCGATCTCCCTGCGCTGGCTCTCTGGAGGGGATCCGTGGTTCGTCTGGACGAACGGCAGGCCTGCTGCAGGGTCGACGAGGCGCCGAAGGGCGGGGGGGCTCTGAAGGAGACGTGCAGGGCCTTGACCCGTGCCCTGGAGGGCCTGGGGGTGCTCCAGGGGTGGGAGTCGAGGACCGAGGCCACTGTGAGCCCATACGCGGTGGAGCGGCCCTGGCGGACCACCATCGGGGTGGCGGCCGGGCGGAACCGGTTCGAACTGGAGGTGAACCAGATCAGTTACGGCCGGGGGTTCAACATCCATCAGGCCCGGATCTCCTGTTTGATGGAGATTGTAGAGCGCTTTTCCGCCTTTGCCGCTGTCGAGGATGGGAGATGCCCCGGGTACAGGTGCGAACATGCCCTGTTGAAGGGTACTTATGAGGAGCTCGAGGCTGGCGGCGTTCCCGTACTCGATCCTGCGGCGTTGACCCTGGAGGTCCCTTACGCAGGCGATCCCCTCTATTGGGTGGATGGCGAGAGGGTAATCGGCGGCCGGAGCGAGGCTGTCTATCTGCCGGCGCAGCTGGCTTTTCTATTCGCCAATCTGGACGAGCCGGACCTGACCAGCGGACTTTCATCCACGGGTTTCGGGGCCGGGCGGTCGCCCGCGGCGGCCAAGCTGAGTGCGCTGCTCGAAGTCATCGAGCGCGATGCCGAAAAGGTGGTGCCGTTCACGGAGGAGCGCTGCTTTCTGATGGACATGGAAGGCGCCGAAGGCGCCGAAATTCTCGACAGCCTGGCGCTGAAAGGCATCGTTATCCAGTTCCGGGATATGACTTCGGAGTTTGGCATTCCCTGCTACCAGGCCTTCATCGTGGGGCCGGGGGGCGTCATCCTGAAAGGGAGTGCCGCTCACCTCGACGGCCGTCGCGCCCTCCTCTCAGCCTTGACGGAAATCCCATACCCTTATCCTTACTGGTTCGGTGCCGTGCCGCCGCCTCCCACCCTGCCGGTCCGGCGGATGCGGGATATCCCCTGTTACGCCTCGGGAGACGCGGAAGCCGATTTGGGGAGGGTCGAAGGTCTGCTCGAAGCGAACAGGCTCGCTCCCATCTACGTGGATCTGACCCGTGAGGACCTCGGGATCCCGGTTTATCGGGCGCTGGTGCCGGGGCTCGAGATGATGACGGTGTATGATCGGTTCTCACCTCTTTGTCTGAGGCAGTTCGCACACTATCTTCATAGGGCCGACAGTTGA
- the mobA gene encoding molybdenum cofactor guanylyltransferase — protein sequence MTIEAKTPPLPTAPKIADVAGVILAGGKSLRYGTNKAFVELEGIPLIERVFNVMDTVFEEVILITNTPNLYGYLDRPMFEDIYKGKGPMGGLLTALSALFPKPGFIVACDMPTLNAELIRHMAAAAEGFDIVVPMIGHRFEALHALYGPACLAPVKQLVFQNTLQIIRLFEHVSVRYVKEDELRRFDPQLASFFNINSPLEVERLMRTKGRQTL from the coding sequence ATGACCATTGAAGCAAAAACACCCCCGTTACCAACCGCCCCGAAAATCGCCGACGTTGCCGGAGTCATTCTGGCAGGTGGGAAAAGTCTTCGCTATGGAACGAACAAGGCGTTTGTGGAGTTGGAAGGCATTCCCCTGATCGAGCGTGTTTTTAACGTCATGGACACCGTTTTCGAAGAAGTCATTCTGATCACCAATACACCGAACCTCTACGGCTACCTCGACCGCCCCATGTTCGAAGACATCTACAAAGGGAAAGGTCCCATGGGTGGTCTACTTACGGCGCTCAGTGCCCTCTTTCCGAAACCCGGATTCATAGTGGCCTGCGATATGCCCACGCTCAATGCCGAATTGATCCGTCACATGGCTGCGGCCGCAGAGGGGTTCGACATCGTCGTCCCGATGATCGGACATCGTTTCGAAGCCCTTCATGCCCTCTACGGGCCTGCCTGCCTTGCCCCTGTCAAGCAATTGGTTTTTCAAAACACGCTGCAGATCATACGGTTATTCGAACACGTCTCCGTCCGATATGTGAAGGAAGATGAATTGCGGCGTTTCGATCCGCAGCTGGCCTCATTTTTCAACATCAACAGCCCGTTGGAGGTAGAACGCCTCATGAGAACAAAAGGGCGGCAAACCCTGTGA
- a CDS encoding hydantoinase/oxoprolinase family protein: protein MILGLDVGGTQTDAVLIDESGVLLETKTPTSDDLLQTLRESLDKTLDGVEPAGIERMVFSTTMATNAIIQDLLEPTGMIVSAGPGMNPEWFSIGPSYHVVQGALDHQGFETLPLRKEEVESTADEISREGVRNIGIVSKFSVRNPAHELQMAQWVGGRFADVALGHSVSGVLNFPRRITTTYLNAALTGMHRRFAGCLTEILEEKGFKAPRYLLKPDGGTVALEQSLGFPARTAQSGPAASVMGALAVDGCCGVSLVLDIGGTTTDMAVVLNGIPLLAPVGIQIGLFRTLIRSLYTRSIGVGGDSEVQLQKNGALKVGPVRQGPPMALGGPAPTPTDAMVTLGLLDVGSRERARAAMESLGARLGGLDPLTAAEQVLERMAKTIAEAARAFIFAINERPVYTIYEVLQESRIEPESIVIIGGPAAQLADYVSAALQLPYRLPPHSGVANAIGAAVARVTSEINLHADTQRGTLVIPEAQIMESIPYRFNVDQAIDRATDVLAARAEQIGAAAGAAPVTIAEKQVFNMIRGFSRTGQIIRLKLCIVPGLIPQWKRGG, encoded by the coding sequence ATGATTCTAGGATTGGACGTTGGCGGCACCCAGACCGATGCCGTCCTGATCGATGAATCCGGCGTTCTGCTGGAGACCAAAACGCCGACGAGCGACGATTTGCTGCAAACCCTCAGGGAGTCCCTCGACAAGACGCTCGATGGGGTGGAACCCGCCGGGATCGAACGGATGGTCTTTTCGACCACGATGGCCACCAACGCGATTATCCAGGATCTTCTCGAGCCTACGGGTATGATTGTCTCGGCCGGTCCGGGAATGAATCCGGAGTGGTTTTCCATCGGTCCTTCTTACCACGTTGTGCAAGGCGCCCTGGATCATCAGGGGTTCGAAACCCTGCCTTTGAGAAAGGAAGAGGTCGAATCCACGGCGGACGAGATCAGCCGTGAGGGCGTCCGCAACATCGGGATCGTCAGTAAGTTTTCCGTGCGCAATCCGGCGCACGAACTCCAGATGGCCCAGTGGGTCGGCGGCCGCTTTGCAGATGTCGCGCTGGGGCACTCGGTTTCGGGTGTGCTGAATTTCCCCCGCCGGATCACCACCACCTATCTCAATGCCGCCCTGACCGGGATGCACAGGCGTTTTGCCGGATGCCTCACAGAGATTCTGGAGGAAAAGGGGTTCAAAGCACCCCGTTATCTCCTGAAGCCGGATGGGGGCACCGTCGCCCTGGAGCAGAGCCTCGGTTTTCCTGCCAGGACGGCGCAATCCGGTCCGGCCGCCAGCGTCATGGGGGCCCTGGCCGTCGACGGATGCTGCGGCGTCTCTCTCGTATTGGACATCGGGGGGACGACGACGGACATGGCCGTAGTATTGAACGGCATTCCGCTTCTGGCCCCGGTGGGAATTCAGATCGGGTTGTTTCGTACGCTGATCCGGTCTCTCTACACCCGGTCCATAGGTGTAGGCGGCGACAGCGAGGTCCAGCTCCAGAAGAACGGGGCATTGAAGGTCGGCCCTGTCAGACAGGGGCCGCCGATGGCTTTGGGCGGGCCGGCGCCGACGCCGACCGATGCGATGGTCACCCTGGGGCTTTTGGACGTGGGGAGTCGCGAACGCGCCCGTGCGGCCATGGAGTCCCTCGGGGCACGATTGGGGGGGTTGGATCCCCTGACGGCGGCCGAGCAGGTGCTCGAGCGGATGGCCAAGACCATCGCGGAGGCCGCCCGGGCCTTCATCTTCGCGATCAACGAACGGCCCGTTTATACGATCTATGAAGTGCTGCAGGAGAGCCGGATCGAACCCGAATCGATCGTCATCATCGGCGGGCCGGCGGCACAATTGGCCGATTACGTGAGCGCCGCTCTGCAACTGCCTTACCGTCTGCCTCCTCACTCCGGCGTCGCGAACGCCATCGGGGCCGCGGTTGCACGAGTCACCTCCGAGATCAATCTGCACGCCGACACGCAGCGGGGTACGCTCGTCATTCCTGAGGCGCAGATCATGGAAAGCATCCCTTATCGTTTCAACGTCGATCAGGCCATCGACAGGGCCACGGACGTCCTGGCCGCGAGGGCGGAGCAGATCGGGGCCGCCGCCGGGGCGGCGCCCGTGACCATCGCTGAAAAACAGGTCTTCAACATGATCAGGGGTTTCTCCCGCACCGGCCAGATCATCCGGCTGAAGCTGTGCATCGTCCCGGGATTGATCCCCCAATGGAAGCGAGGCGGATGA